One genomic region from Mycoplasmopsis columbina encodes:
- the hisS gene encoding histidine--tRNA ligase yields MFTKIKGTRDLFGKEEKLIETIRREFLDTVYSFNFEWIDTPIFESAQLFKRSAETSDIVKKEMYEFKDKGQRELVLRPEGTAGFVRALIENKWYASSKSGKFAYCGPMFRYEQPQKGRYRQFMQAGVEYISEINPYNDAEIILLAKKILNNLGVSFTLKINSLGDLESRNAYQKALKEYLLPYKDQLNEINQERLEKNVLRILDDKEDSQKDFIKNAPKIFNYLTENSKRYFSTLTTILQANNVKYQIDYSLVRGLDYYDQIVFEFVSNSKNSPAQSTIIGGGRYSNLIEELGGPKLSACGWGFGIDRCADMILNDIDDQNSLFKAFLENLDIYVASTNENDLMTLFSLSNELRNYGLVVEFNKEIVKNKKIFDKANKFGAKYVIFNDPINQSGIFTVKNLKSNEKINFAFNEDGYADLLEFLSEELEQLNNLEIEEEE; encoded by the coding sequence ATGTTTACGAAGATTAAGGGTACAAGAGATCTTTTTGGTAAAGAAGAAAAGTTAATTGAAACTATTAGAAGAGAATTTTTAGACACTGTTTATTCTTTTAATTTTGAATGAATTGATACACCAATTTTTGAAAGTGCGCAACTTTTCAAAAGAAGTGCTGAAACAAGTGATATTGTTAAAAAAGAAATGTATGAATTTAAAGATAAGGGTCAAAGAGAACTAGTTCTACGTCCAGAAGGAACAGCGGGATTTGTGAGAGCTTTAATAGAAAATAAATGATATGCATCATCAAAAAGTGGAAAATTTGCTTATTGTGGTCCCATGTTTCGTTATGAACAACCACAAAAAGGTAGATATAGACAATTTATGCAAGCCGGTGTTGAATATATAAGTGAAATTAATCCTTATAATGATGCTGAAATTATTTTATTGGCTAAAAAAATCTTAAATAATTTAGGTGTTAGTTTTACACTTAAAATCAATTCTTTAGGTGATTTAGAAAGCCGTAATGCCTATCAAAAAGCCTTAAAAGAATATTTATTACCATATAAAGATCAATTGAATGAAATCAATCAAGAAAGACTTGAAAAAAATGTTTTAAGAATTTTAGATGATAAAGAAGATTCTCAAAAAGATTTCATTAAAAATGCTCCTAAAATATTTAATTATTTAACAGAAAATTCTAAAAGATATTTTTCTACTTTAACAACTATTTTACAGGCTAATAATGTTAAATATCAAATTGATTATTCGTTAGTTAGAGGGCTTGATTATTATGATCAAATAGTTTTTGAATTTGTCTCTAATTCTAAAAATAGTCCTGCTCAATCAACTATCATTGGTGGAGGAAGATATTCTAATTTAATTGAAGAATTAGGTGGACCTAAATTATCTGCTTGTGGTTGAGGTTTTGGCATTGATCGTTGTGCTGACATGATTTTAAACGATATTGATGACCAAAATTCTTTATTTAAAGCTTTTTTAGAAAATTTAGATATATATGTTGCTTCAACTAATGAAAACGATTTAATGACTTTATTTTCACTAAGCAATGAATTAAGAAATTATGGTTTAGTTGTTGAATTTAATAAAGAGATTGTAAAAAATAAAAAGATTTTTGATAAAGCAAATAAATTTGGTGCTAAATATGTAATTTTTAATGACCCAATTAACCAAAGTGGCATATTTACAGTTAAAAATTTAAAATCAAATGAAAAAATTAATTTTGCTTTTAATGAAGATGGTTATGCTGATTTGCTTGAATTTTTATCAGAAGAATTAGAGCAATTGAACAATTTAGAAATAGAAGAGGAAGAATAA
- the aspS gene encoding aspartate--tRNA ligase: MQTKIINNAEINSKLLNQKITVHGWVANKRRFGELTFIDLRDRSGIVQCVFNHDLKVSKESTLEITGVVVLRKTPNPNLASGEVEILVENFQIFSQAIDELPFAIRDDIDVKEELRLKHRYLDLRRPKMLQNLMLRNKLTNAISNYLFNQGFLNIETPMLAKSTPEGARDFLVPTRNKAQFWALPQSPQLFKQLLMISGIEKYYQFAKCFRDEDSRKDRQPEFTQLDIETSFKNVEDFQEEIENMFRFAFKNLGIELSNKPFPRYKYFDVLRDYGTDKPDLRFGYKIQDINDFCNNTEFNIIKDASSKRLLFVDSIISKKDFKELEEIAKKNSANILFYFVIENNEIIHTNFANKVPSAIEKLFMQIERKTGSYFIVANSFENASKALGALRVSLNEKFKYANDDEYHFSWITDWPMFEYDQENNSWMAAHHPFTQFDHKLDELDKLDMSEIRAKSYDLVLNGFELGSGSARIFDQETQKKMFDLIGMTKEQQRNKFGWFLDAFKYGVPPHCGIGLGLDRLLMILTKEKSIRDVIAFPKNAKQQDIFMEAPSEVDQKQLDELYISVKVNN; encoded by the coding sequence ATGCAAACTAAAATCATAAACAATGCAGAAATTAATTCTAAATTACTTAATCAAAAAATTACTGTTCATGGTTGAGTTGCTAATAAAAGAAGATTTGGGGAATTAACTTTTATTGACTTAAGAGATAGATCTGGAATTGTTCAATGTGTTTTTAATCATGATTTGAAAGTAAGTAAAGAAAGTACTTTGGAAATAACAGGAGTTGTGGTTTTAAGAAAAACACCTAATCCTAACTTAGCTTCTGGAGAAGTAGAAATTCTTGTTGAAAATTTTCAAATTTTTAGCCAAGCAATAGATGAATTACCTTTTGCTATTCGTGATGACATTGATGTTAAAGAAGAATTAAGATTAAAACATAGATATTTAGATCTAAGAAGACCTAAAATGTTACAAAATTTAATGCTTAGAAATAAATTAACTAATGCTATTAGTAATTATTTATTTAATCAAGGTTTTTTAAATATTGAAACTCCAATGTTAGCTAAAAGCACACCTGAAGGAGCGCGTGATTTTTTAGTACCGACAAGAAATAAGGCACAATTTTGAGCATTGCCACAAAGTCCGCAACTTTTTAAACAATTATTAATGATTTCAGGAATTGAAAAATATTATCAATTTGCTAAATGTTTTAGAGATGAAGATAGTCGTAAAGATAGACAACCGGAATTTACTCAATTAGATATTGAAACATCATTTAAAAATGTGGAAGACTTTCAAGAAGAAATTGAAAATATGTTCCGTTTTGCATTTAAAAATTTAGGTATTGAACTAAGCAATAAACCTTTTCCTAGATATAAATACTTTGATGTTTTAAGAGATTATGGAACAGATAAGCCCGATTTAAGATTCGGTTACAAAATTCAAGATATCAATGATTTTTGTAACAATACAGAATTTAATATTATTAAAGATGCTTCAAGTAAACGTTTATTATTTGTTGATAGTATTATTAGTAAAAAAGATTTTAAAGAACTTGAGGAAATTGCTAAGAAAAATAGTGCCAATATTCTTTTCTACTTTGTTATTGAAAATAATGAAATTATTCATACTAATTTTGCAAATAAAGTACCTAGTGCAATTGAAAAATTATTTATGCAAATTGAAAGAAAAACTGGTTCATACTTCATAGTTGCCAATTCTTTTGAAAATGCCTCTAAAGCTTTAGGTGCTTTAAGAGTAAGTTTAAATGAAAAATTTAAATATGCAAATGATGATGAATATCATTTTTCATGAATTACTGATTGACCAATGTTTGAATATGATCAAGAAAATAATTCTTGAATGGCAGCACATCATCCTTTTACTCAATTTGACCATAAATTAGACGAATTAGACAAATTGGATATGTCAGAAATTAGAGCAAAATCATATGATCTAGTTCTCAATGGATTTGAACTAGGATCAGGGTCTGCTAGAATCTTTGATCAAGAAACTCAGAAAAAAATGTTTGATTTAATTGGCATGACTAAAGAACAACAAAGAAATAAATTTGGTTGATTTTTAGATGCTTTTAAATACGGTGTGCCGCCGCATTGTGGAATTGGACTTGGTTTAGATCGTTTGTTAATGATTTTAACTAAAGAAAAATCAATTAGAGACGTTATTGCCTTTCCTAAAAATGCAAAACAACAAGATATCTTTATGGAAGCACCAAGTGAAGTTGATCAAAAACAATTAGATGAACTATATATAAGTGTTAAGGTTAATAATTAA
- a CDS encoding MAGa3780 family membrane protein, translating into MIKQQIKKSTFQNWNKNRRITLYLGICYILLMFAVTIWSWHIQKNEYLIKLTNLSKEEINFLYSHNLVASPLALFWKVTLTFTWVSNFAMGLSMILFAIYPNDWKTQRAMHLTTSYVTITFLVFWGLIFVPSILKDRIDVEHLISTSIVHFVTPIMGIVAFVLNRKRIKTTKWTILLAMIPLTAYYFFALIVFLIGKDLTTPFNHLKSDSNFDAYIDLSIYPFANFLKPLFYKGGNLGVIVFLDIFVLLALCSIAIFFAWFWAKICKIQKDTVTKPWAVN; encoded by the coding sequence ATGATTAAACAGCAAATTAAAAAATCAACTTTTCAAAATTGAAATAAAAATAGAAGAATAACTCTTTATCTAGGAATTTGTTATATTTTATTAATGTTTGCAGTGACAATTTGAAGTTGACATATTCAAAAAAATGAATATTTAATTAAGTTAACTAATTTAAGCAAGGAGGAAATAAACTTTCTTTATTCGCATAACTTGGTGGCTTCTCCACTTGCGCTTTTTTGAAAAGTTACTTTAACTTTTACCTGAGTATCTAATTTTGCAATGGGTTTGAGTATGATTCTTTTTGCAATTTATCCTAATGACTGAAAAACACAAAGAGCTATGCATTTAACAACTTCTTATGTAACTATTACTTTTTTAGTTTTTTGAGGTTTAATTTTTGTTCCTTCAATTTTGAAAGATAGAATTGATGTAGAACATTTGATTTCAACTTCTATCGTACATTTTGTTACCCCAATAATGGGAATAGTTGCTTTTGTTTTAAATCGAAAAAGAATAAAGACAACAAAATGAACAATCCTTTTAGCAATGATTCCCTTAACTGCTTATTATTTCTTTGCTTTAATAGTGTTTTTAATTGGTAAAGACTTAACAACACCATTTAATCACTTAAAGAGCGACTCTAATTTTGATGCATATATAGATCTTTCAATTTATCCTTTTGCAAATTTTCTTAAACCACTTTTTTATAAAGGCGGAAATTTAGGAGTTATTGTTTTTTTAGATATTTTTGTTTTATTAGCTCTTTGTTCAATTGCAATCTTTTTTGCTTGATTTTGAGCTAAAATTTGTAAAATTCAAAAGGATACTGTAACCAAACCTTGAGCGGTTAATTAA